Proteins from a single region of Crassaminicella profunda:
- a CDS encoding FecCD family ABC transporter permease, with amino-acid sequence MVKNMKDMKEKTKILIIFSSFLLLGFLVIGTIGIGSVDISIQEIMDILLGKGDEINKSILLDMRLPRIILAVFVGASLSISGALLQSVMRNPLADPGITGVSSGGSLMAILMMLYFPQFYKLMPLMAFLGAMLACALVFILSWDNGIKPIRVILSGVAINAMFVGATSLLAIMNSDKIQGVLLWLNGSIAYRGWREVSYFLPYCIVGILLSLCCIRGANLLSLGDDVATNLGVNVNKTRILIALVAVFLAGISTSAVGIISFIGIIVPHVCRLLLGSDYKYLIPMSTVFGGIILLLADTLARCIARPIELPVGVMMAMIGCPFFLFLLRRSKSHA; translated from the coding sequence ATGGTGAAAAATATGAAAGATATGAAGGAGAAAACAAAGATCCTAATCATTTTTTCTAGCTTTTTATTGTTAGGATTTTTAGTGATTGGAACTATTGGTATTGGAAGTGTAGATATATCTATTCAAGAAATTATGGATATCCTCTTGGGAAAAGGGGACGAAATCAATAAAAGTATTTTGTTAGATATGAGACTGCCTAGAATTATTTTAGCTGTATTTGTAGGGGCAAGTCTTTCTATATCAGGAGCACTATTACAATCGGTTATGAGAAATCCATTAGCTGATCCAGGGATTACTGGAGTTTCTTCTGGGGGAAGCTTAATGGCTATTTTGATGATGTTATATTTTCCTCAGTTTTATAAGCTCATGCCACTTATGGCATTTTTAGGAGCCATGCTTGCTTGTGCATTAGTGTTTATCCTTTCTTGGGATAATGGCATTAAGCCTATAAGAGTGATTTTATCAGGAGTTGCTATTAATGCCATGTTTGTAGGGGCAACTTCATTACTTGCGATTATGAATAGTGATAAGATTCAAGGGGTATTACTATGGCTCAATGGTAGTATTGCTTATAGGGGCTGGAGGGAAGTAAGTTATTTTCTACCTTATTGTATTGTAGGGATTCTTTTATCCTTATGCTGCATTAGAGGAGCTAACCTTTTATCATTAGGAGATGATGTGGCTACTAATTTAGGGGTCAATGTAAATAAGACAAGAATACTCATTGCGTTAGTGGCAGTATTTTTAGCAGGAATTAGTACATCTGCTGTAGGGATTATTAGCTTTATAGGGATTATTGTTCCTCATGTATGTAGACTCCTATTAGGGTCAGATTATAAGTATTTGATTCCGATGAGTACGGTTTTTGGAGGAATCATATTGCTTTTAGCAGATACATTAGCTAGGTGTATTGCAAGACCTATTGAACTTCCTGTAGGGGTAATGATGGCAATGATTGGTTGTCCATTCTTTTTATTTCTTTTAAGGAGGTCAAAATCACATGCTTAA
- a CDS encoding TIM barrel protein — protein MLNLVNLSTYHYDLQRFNNNRQNILHFLEKNHIDGIELLNALGWKEEIIPKKNIKGAHLKNYPTWLDFWNNNQSALLEQFKDMDLVKKYYGGNRDDFIEHYRKEIEIANKIGVQYVVFHVSHVQVEHTYNYQFTYSDEEVIDGTATLINEIFKDLHTDVTLLFENLWWPGLRKLNKDLVIRLFNQVNYPNKGIMLDTGHLMNTNTSLESENQGIDYIINTVNNLGELKSLIKGVHLHCSLSGKYVLEQMSKNQDKDFVFSPISHEVFMHVFNIDNHKPFTSPKVKKLIELINPKYLIHELIASSSSELEKYIQAQMKALR, from the coding sequence TTGTTAAATCTTGTAAATTTATCTACATATCATTATGATCTTCAAAGATTTAATAACAATCGCCAAAATATCCTTCATTTTTTAGAAAAAAATCATATAGATGGAATTGAACTTTTAAACGCTTTAGGATGGAAAGAAGAAATCATTCCTAAAAAAAACATAAAAGGCGCACATTTAAAAAATTATCCTACTTGGCTAGATTTTTGGAATAATAATCAATCTGCCCTTTTAGAACAATTTAAAGATATGGATCTTGTAAAAAAATATTATGGGGGTAATAGAGACGATTTCATTGAACATTATAGAAAAGAAATTGAGATAGCGAATAAAATAGGCGTACAATATGTAGTCTTTCATGTATCCCATGTACAGGTAGAACATACTTATAATTATCAATTTACCTACTCTGATGAAGAAGTCATTGATGGAACTGCAACACTCATCAATGAAATATTTAAAGATCTTCATACAGATGTAACCCTTTTATTTGAAAATTTATGGTGGCCTGGTTTAAGAAAACTTAACAAAGACTTAGTTATTCGACTATTCAATCAAGTAAATTACCCGAATAAAGGTATCATGCTTGATACAGGTCATCTGATGAATACAAATACATCCCTTGAAAGTGAAAACCAAGGAATTGACTATATTATCAATACGGTGAACAATCTAGGTGAATTAAAAAGTTTGATAAAAGGAGTCCATCTTCATTGTTCCTTATCAGGAAAATATGTCTTAGAACAAATGAGTAAAAATCAAGATAAAGATTTTGTCTTTTCCCCTATTAGTCATGAAGTTTTTATGCATGTTTTCAACATTGATAATCACAAGCCTTTTACAAGCCCTAAGGTAAAAAAACTGATTGAACTAATAAATCCTAAGTATCTTATCCATGAGTTGATCGCTAGTTCTTCTTCAGAATTAGAAAAATATATTCAGGCACAAATGAAAGCCCTTCGGTAA
- the isdE gene encoding heme ABC transporter substrate-binding protein IsdE encodes MKRLIALMLVMMICAMPAGCGAKGDELENKNIDVKNEETRIVAGSVAVAEMLLALDIPMVGRPSTQYGINDKIKDLPEIGLPMNPDLEVVKSLRGDVFITSGALKELIGSKFEQNGVHPMYADLSSYDAVKETIEKIGKDFGKEENAKKIIEDFEKKEKEILKDVDGNKKLKVMILFGAPGHFMVATEKSFVGSLIDKLGAENITTKVKSKYKGPYLPFSLEVALKENPDVIFRMYHGYIEEAKKQVQEEFRINPQWGNFKAIKENKVYDLDPEYFGVTGDMGATESLEKMKDYLYKK; translated from the coding sequence ATGAAAAGATTGATAGCTCTTATGCTGGTGATGATGATTTGTGCTATGCCTGCTGGATGTGGTGCAAAGGGGGATGAACTTGAGAATAAAAATATAGATGTAAAAAATGAAGAGACAAGGATTGTTGCAGGAAGTGTTGCTGTAGCGGAGATGTTATTAGCACTAGATATTCCAATGGTGGGAAGACCAAGTACCCAATATGGTATAAATGATAAAATAAAGGATCTTCCAGAGATTGGACTTCCCATGAATCCAGATTTAGAGGTGGTTAAGAGCTTAAGAGGAGATGTATTTATTACATCAGGAGCATTAAAGGAACTAATTGGAAGTAAATTTGAACAAAATGGAGTTCATCCTATGTATGCAGATTTGAGCTCTTATGATGCTGTGAAAGAGACGATTGAAAAAATAGGTAAGGATTTTGGAAAAGAAGAAAATGCAAAAAAAATCATAGAAGATTTTGAGAAAAAAGAAAAAGAGATTTTAAAAGATGTGGATGGAAATAAGAAATTAAAAGTTATGATTTTATTTGGTGCTCCTGGACATTTTATGGTAGCTACAGAGAAATCCTTTGTAGGAAGCTTGATTGATAAATTAGGAGCAGAAAATATCACAACGAAGGTAAAATCAAAATACAAAGGACCTTATTTACCCTTTTCCTTAGAGGTAGCCCTTAAGGAAAATCCAGATGTTATTTTTAGAATGTATCATGGATATATAGAAGAGGCAAAAAAACAGGTACAAGAGGAATTTAGAATCAATCCTCAATGGGGAAATTTTAAAGCAATAAAAGAAAATAAAGTTTATGATTTAGACCCAGAATATTTTGGGGTTACAGGAGATATGGGAGCAACAGAATCTTTAGAAAAAATGAAGGATTATTTGTACAAAAAATAA
- a CDS encoding amino acid ABC transporter ATP-binding/permease protein, whose product MGKLIGLIKPLVHIMAITITMGVLGFLAAMFITIYGGIGIVKVLGFEVGLSLTKICTIMVCLAVARGFLRYIEQFSGHFIAFKLLAILRDEVFKKLRALSPAKLAQEEKGNLISIIMSDIELLEVFYAHTIAPIMIAVITSMIMILYIGRIHISLGLVAALGYFSIGFLIPHYSSRLGKNAGVDYRNSFGKMNSFMLDSLKGMKEIVLFNLGSKRLLRMEEKGKVLNDTLKGIKKHEGVTRAITDMVLFTFIGIMLFTGAYLYHKNLIDFEGFVIATIAMMSSFGPVVALSNLSNNLLLTLAAGDRVLNLLEENPMVEEVKNEKDMTFGEIKGENISFAYEEDDFILEDVNITISKGKIIGILGESGCGKSTLLRLFMRFWDTTKGCIKINEEDIKKINTKSLRKKQGFVTQDTFLFNESIKNNIRIGKKDATLEEIKEAAKKASIHDFIEGLPKGYDTNVGELGENMSGGEKQRLGMARAFLQDGEMIFLDEPTSNLDSLNEKAIIKTLKNQCKDKTVVLVSHRISTIGIADEVYLMESKKMCNGKEAV is encoded by the coding sequence ATGGGAAAACTCATAGGGCTCATCAAACCTTTAGTCCATATAATGGCAATAACTATTACCATGGGGGTATTGGGTTTTTTAGCGGCTATGTTTATTACTATTTATGGGGGTATAGGGATTGTAAAAGTTTTAGGATTTGAAGTGGGATTGTCCCTTACAAAGATATGTACGATTATGGTCTGTTTAGCAGTAGCTAGGGGATTTTTACGATATATAGAGCAGTTTTCAGGACATTTTATTGCTTTTAAATTATTAGCTATTTTAAGGGATGAGGTATTTAAAAAATTAAGGGCTTTATCTCCTGCAAAGCTTGCTCAGGAAGAAAAGGGGAATCTCATCTCTATTATTATGAGCGATATAGAGCTACTAGAAGTTTTTTATGCCCATACTATTGCACCGATTATGATTGCTGTGATTACATCTATGATCATGATTCTTTATATCGGAAGAATTCATATAAGTTTAGGATTGGTTGCAGCTTTGGGGTATTTTAGCATAGGATTTTTGATTCCTCATTATTCTTCTCGATTAGGAAAAAATGCAGGGGTTGATTATAGAAACTCCTTTGGGAAGATGAATAGCTTTATGTTAGATTCTTTAAAGGGAATGAAAGAAATCGTTTTATTCAATTTAGGAAGTAAAAGACTTTTGAGGATGGAGGAAAAAGGAAAAGTCTTAAATGATACATTAAAGGGAATTAAAAAGCATGAAGGGGTTACGAGAGCCATTACAGATATGGTATTGTTTACATTTATAGGAATCATGTTGTTTACAGGAGCATATCTTTATCATAAAAATTTAATAGACTTTGAAGGTTTTGTTATTGCAACTATTGCTATGATGAGTTCCTTTGGACCCGTGGTTGCACTGAGTAATCTATCGAATAATCTATTACTTACCTTAGCGGCAGGAGATCGTGTTTTAAACCTTTTAGAAGAAAATCCTATGGTAGAAGAAGTGAAGAATGAAAAGGATATGACCTTTGGAGAAATAAAGGGAGAAAATATAAGCTTTGCTTATGAAGAGGATGATTTTATTTTAGAGGATGTAAATATTACGATTTCTAAGGGAAAGATTATAGGGATATTAGGAGAAAGTGGTTGTGGAAAAAGTACATTATTAAGATTGTTCATGAGATTTTGGGATACGACAAAGGGATGTATTAAAATAAATGAAGAAGATATCAAAAAGATCAATACAAAGTCATTAAGAAAAAAACAAGGATTTGTGACCCAGGATACTTTTTTATTCAATGAAAGCATAAAGAATAATATTAGGATAGGAAAAAAAGATGCCACATTAGAAGAAATAAAAGAAGCAGCTAAAAAAGCATCTATTCATGACTTTATAGAAGGGCTTCCTAAGGGGTATGATACAAATGTAGGAGAGCTTGGAGAAAATATGTCTGGTGGAGAAAAGCAAAGATTAGGAATGGCAAGGGCTTTTTTACAGGATGGAGAGATGATTTTTCTTGATGAACCTACGAGTAATTTAGATAGCTTAAATGAAAAAGCTATTATCAAAACCCTTAAAAATCAATGTAAAGATAAAACGGTTGTATTGGTTTCTCATAGAATATCTACTATAGGAATTGCTGATGAAGTGTATTTGATGGAGAGTAAGAAGATGTGCAACGGAAAGGAAGCTGTATAG
- a CDS encoding NEAT domain-containing protein, with protein MKNKLLVGMSSILVAGCLVATPLSASAQVVKASEPVKKEVTKAEKVIVKGEQEPLKVGKYKVTVYALKKYVDEMSMAGQYMDAIAIIEVVKDEKNKKKNKEYLSINLRRSDWMENRKVMIDGKEVEHTSTLLKTYEEKNEVGKNKTDHTIRFEIPKVDAKISLGMDVIPMGNASVEFRLDLQDDITKVLEKEVKEVKSQEKTKEISKK; from the coding sequence ATGAAAAATAAATTATTAGTAGGTATGAGTAGTATTCTGGTAGCAGGTTGTTTAGTGGCAACTCCCTTGTCAGCATCAGCACAAGTTGTAAAAGCTAGTGAACCAGTAAAAAAAGAGGTTACTAAAGCAGAAAAAGTTATAGTAAAGGGAGAGCAAGAGCCACTTAAGGTAGGAAAATATAAAGTAACTGTTTATGCTTTAAAAAAATATGTAGATGAAATGTCTATGGCAGGACAATATATGGACGCTATAGCAATAATAGAAGTTGTAAAGGATGAAAAAAATAAGAAAAAAAACAAAGAATATTTATCCATCAATCTTAGAAGAAGTGACTGGATGGAAAATAGAAAAGTGATGATTGATGGAAAAGAAGTAGAGCATACTAGCACCCTTTTAAAAACGTATGAAGAAAAAAATGAAGTAGGCAAAAACAAAACAGACCATACTATTAGATTTGAAATTCCAAAGGTAGATGCAAAGATTAGCTTAGGTATGGATGTGATTCCTATGGGAAATGCGTCTGTTGAGTTTAGATTAGATTTACAAGATGATATTACAAAAGTATTAGAAAAAGAGGTAAAAGAAGTAAAGAGTCAAGAAAAAACAAAGGAAATATCTAAAAAATAA
- a CDS encoding ABC transporter ATP-binding protein, giving the protein MLKVNNFKIGYDKKVIVKDFNAHVKKGEIITIIGPNGSGKSTVLKAIGRLLKPMEGIVYLDKKSLWEMKGKDIAKEMACLSQRNVAPEDMTIRKVVTFGRNPHKKWFEGMNNEDEKIIDWAIEKTNLKRLENKKMIHISGGESQRAWIAMALAQQPKILLLDEPTTYLDINNQIEILDLVKELNEKLKITVIMVLHDLNQAAKYSDQVIVLKDGEIRAFGKPEEILDNQLIKDIYHVEMNILKNQFGEKLIFIPKRIHATECGL; this is encoded by the coding sequence ATGCTTAAGGTAAATAATTTTAAAATAGGCTATGATAAAAAAGTTATTGTAAAGGATTTTAATGCCCATGTGAAAAAGGGAGAAATTATTACCATTATAGGGCCTAATGGTTCGGGGAAATCAACAGTACTAAAAGCCATAGGAAGATTATTAAAGCCTATGGAGGGAATAGTTTATTTAGATAAAAAATCTTTATGGGAAATGAAGGGAAAGGATATTGCCAAGGAAATGGCTTGTCTTTCTCAACGAAATGTAGCTCCTGAGGATATGACTATTCGAAAAGTTGTTACCTTTGGAAGAAATCCTCATAAGAAATGGTTTGAAGGAATGAATAATGAAGATGAGAAAATCATTGATTGGGCAATTGAAAAGACAAATTTAAAAAGATTAGAAAATAAAAAAATGATTCATATATCTGGTGGAGAAAGCCAAAGGGCATGGATTGCTATGGCACTGGCTCAACAGCCTAAGATTTTATTATTAGATGAGCCTACAACTTACCTTGATATTAATAATCAAATAGAGATACTTGATTTGGTAAAGGAATTGAATGAAAAATTAAAGATCACTGTGATTATGGTTTTACATGACTTGAACCAAGCAGCAAAATATAGTGATCAAGTGATTGTTTTAAAGGATGGAGAAATAAGAGCTTTTGGAAAACCAGAAGAAATATTAGACAATCAGCTCATTAAGGATATTTATCATGTGGAGATGAATATATTAAAAAATCAATTTGGAGAAAAGCTCATATTTATCCCTAAAAGAATTCATGCTACAGAATGTGGACTATAG
- a CDS encoding ABC transporter ATP-binding protein/permease, whose translation MINKRLIGLVPACKKWILLTVFIQWIGLLANIVGIFFIGNYIEYTYNHGVDATKSLVTLAVCIGVMGVRFISNYWAVKTSSLCSQDARKNIRNTIYQKLLDLDIHYNKTTSTSEVVQVTIDGVERLEIYFGKYLPQFFYCLLAPLTLFIVLSFIHFKSALILFLCVPLIPISIVFVMKIAKRLLADYWKTYVNLGDTFLENLRGLVTLKIYDQDEERNEKMNVEAERFRKITMKVLAMQLNSINVMDLIAFGGSAIGIILSLKAFSLGEISIAGALMILLLSSEIFIPLRLLGSFFHVTMDGMAAAEKIFRIIDTPIKEQKIKEVKDFNKIDIAFEKVNFFYERTRKILEDVDLNIKMGETTALVGPSGCGKSTIANILMGFYKDYEGKILLKGKELREIDPFTLRKKLNIVTSNSYIFTGTFEENLKMGKYDATEEEMMEVLKKVNLYDYVLSLKNGLQEEIKEGGSNLSGGQRQKLALARALLYDSEIYIFDEATSSVDVESEDDIMKVIYQLGKTKTVLIISHRLYNIKNADQIYVLSKGKIQEKGNHKELMNQFGLYARMVKEQNELERLGGRDCA comes from the coding sequence ATGATTAATAAAAGACTAATTGGTTTAGTACCAGCATGTAAAAAATGGATATTATTGACGGTGTTCATCCAGTGGATAGGTCTATTGGCCAATATTGTAGGGATATTTTTTATAGGAAATTATATAGAATATACATATAACCATGGGGTAGATGCAACAAAAAGTCTTGTAACTTTAGCTGTGTGTATAGGGGTGATGGGGGTTCGGTTTATAAGTAATTATTGGGCTGTAAAAACATCCAGTCTTTGTTCACAAGATGCACGCAAAAACATTAGAAATACCATTTATCAAAAGCTTTTAGATTTAGATATTCATTATAATAAAACCACTTCTACTTCTGAGGTGGTACAAGTAACAATAGATGGGGTGGAGCGATTAGAAATTTATTTTGGAAAGTATTTGCCTCAATTCTTTTATTGCTTATTAGCCCCTTTAACTTTATTTATTGTTTTAAGCTTTATTCATTTTAAATCGGCTTTGATTTTATTTTTATGTGTTCCATTAATTCCTATATCTATTGTATTCGTTATGAAGATTGCTAAAAGGTTATTGGCTGATTATTGGAAAACTTATGTAAATTTGGGAGATACTTTTTTAGAAAATTTAAGAGGGCTAGTAACTCTTAAAATATATGATCAAGATGAAGAACGGAATGAAAAAATGAATGTAGAAGCAGAAAGGTTTAGAAAAATTACCATGAAGGTTTTAGCTATGCAGCTTAATTCTATCAATGTAATGGATTTAATTGCTTTTGGAGGAAGTGCTATAGGGATCATACTCTCATTAAAAGCATTTTCTTTAGGGGAGATTAGTATAGCAGGGGCTTTGATGATTCTTTTATTATCTTCAGAAATTTTTATTCCTTTAAGGCTTTTAGGTTCTTTTTTTCATGTGACTATGGATGGTATGGCGGCAGCAGAAAAAATATTTAGAATCATTGATACACCTATTAAAGAACAGAAAATAAAAGAGGTAAAGGATTTTAATAAAATAGATATTGCCTTTGAAAAGGTGAATTTCTTTTATGAAAGAACACGAAAAATATTAGAAGATGTTGATTTAAATATAAAGATGGGTGAAACTACTGCGTTAGTAGGGCCTTCAGGATGTGGCAAGAGTACCATTGCCAATATACTTATGGGATTTTATAAAGATTATGAAGGAAAGATTTTATTAAAGGGTAAGGAATTAAGAGAAATTGATCCATTTACCCTTAGAAAAAAATTAAATATCGTCACAAGCAATAGCTATATATTCACAGGAACCTTTGAAGAAAATTTAAAGATGGGAAAATATGATGCTACAGAGGAAGAGATGATGGAAGTTTTGAAAAAGGTGAATTTATATGATTATGTTCTTTCTTTAAAAAATGGCTTACAAGAAGAAATCAAAGAAGGCGGATCCAATCTTTCTGGGGGGCAACGACAAAAATTAGCATTAGCAAGAGCTTTATTATATGATAGTGAAATATATATATTTGATGAAGCTACCTCTAGTGTTGATGTAGAAAGTGAAGATGATATCATGAAGGTCATCTACCAATTAGGAAAGACAAAAACAGTCTTGATTATTTCCCATAGACTTTACAATATAAAAAATGCAGATCAAATTTATGTTTTATCAAAAGGAAAAATTCAAGAAAAAGGAAATCATAAAGAGTTGATGAATCAATTTGGACTTTATGCAAGGATGGTGAAGGAGCAAAATGAATTAGAAAGATTAGGGGGACGAGACTGTGCGTAG
- a CDS encoding serine hydrolase domain-containing protein, protein MNKLKKKLPVIILVCILGILIFQFYGSKEKRMDLLFRQFNKTENVPSASVMVIKDGDIVFKKSYGLADIKGNIPASEYTNYRLGCMTKAFTTMSVMMLKEKGLLSYETTLKEVFPDFSDYGKEITIKNLLEHQSGLIDYYDLIPKNQKEQLKDEDVLNLYKEKNRLRCEPGTEFGCCDAEYSLLAMVVEKVSGVGFAKFLEENIFKPLEMNDTVAYEKGISTIKNRAYGVTKIDGEYVECDQSITSAVLGDGGIYTSLMDYYKWDQALYTDKLVSYDTLKEIFDGGSGTGYGDLMGYGWFHYYSHGRKVMGYYGGSCGFGSGVIRIPSEKLTAVVLSNYNTPDDYIDMYSKYMKQIADIYSKPVN, encoded by the coding sequence ATGAATAAGCTAAAAAAGAAATTACCAGTAATTATTTTAGTATGTATTTTGGGTATCCTTATTTTTCAATTTTATGGAAGTAAAGAAAAACGAATGGATTTACTTTTTAGGCAATTTAATAAAACGGAAAATGTACCATCAGCAAGTGTGATGGTTATAAAAGATGGAGACATCGTATTCAAAAAAAGCTATGGACTAGCAGATATAAAAGGAAATATACCTGCTAGTGAATATACCAATTATAGACTAGGATGTATGACAAAGGCCTTTACAACCATGAGTGTTATGATGCTAAAAGAAAAAGGTCTTTTGAGTTATGAAACAACACTTAAAGAGGTATTTCCTGATTTTTCTGATTATGGAAAGGAAATTACTATTAAAAATTTATTAGAGCATCAATCAGGACTTATAGATTATTATGATCTTATTCCCAAGAATCAAAAGGAACAATTGAAGGATGAAGATGTATTAAATCTATATAAGGAGAAAAACAGACTTAGATGTGAACCAGGAACTGAATTTGGATGTTGTGATGCAGAATATTCTCTCCTTGCAATGGTAGTTGAAAAAGTTTCAGGAGTGGGGTTTGCAAAGTTTTTAGAGGAAAATATATTTAAACCATTAGAAATGAATGATACAGTAGCCTATGAAAAAGGCATATCTACCATAAAAAATAGAGCCTATGGGGTAACAAAGATAGATGGAGAATATGTTGAATGTGATCAAAGTATTACAAGTGCTGTTCTTGGAGATGGAGGAATATATACATCCTTGATGGATTATTATAAATGGGATCAAGCATTATATACAGACAAATTGGTAAGTTATGATACATTAAAGGAAATCTTTGATGGCGGTTCAGGAACTGGTTATGGTGATTTGATGGGGTATGGCTGGTTTCATTATTATAGCCATGGGAGAAAGGTGATGGGGTATTATGGAGGATCTTGTGGGTTTGGAAGTGGCGTTATACGGATTCCATCTGAAAAATTGACTGCTGTAGTTCTTAGCAATTACAATACGCCAGATGATTATATAGATATGTATTCAAAATATATGAAACAGATTGCAGATATTTATAGTAAACCTGTG